The DNA segment AAGCCAAGTTGGGCCTGGAGGCGGACCACCACCTCGCCCTGCACCGGTAATTGACCTTCTCATATTGCAACTGAAAGACCCAGCCATTGATCCGATAATATATCATGTCCATGATTGTGTGGTTCTGTCATTTTGACATTCCTTTTCCACTAGACGCTGTAGTTGCGTCATTAGCCGGAGTTCTAAATTACTTTTGCTGATCACAGAGCAAAGAGGCTTGTGTTCATGTTGTTGATGAatattgtgtgtttttcttctttgtgcAGATATCTGCAGATATGGAGAAGGCATTGCTTCAACAGGTGATGAGTCTGACGCCAGAGCAGATCAACTTGCTGCCACCTGAACAGAGAAATCAAGTCCTTCAGCTCCAACAGATTCTCCGACAGTGAAAGCTCATTGATATAATCACTTGGTCTACATTCGTAGAGACAGGTTTTTGGGTTCGAATGTAAGGTCGGAGACAAGTTTGAGATGATTTGTAGACCAAAGAAGTAAttagttgtgttttttttaagtttaaggtATCATTTAATACTTTGTTCAGGCCCCCGGAGAAAATTATATGTTCTTTGATTCTTTCACTTTAGTTCCGTGACAATATTCTTCCGACTTTCAAGTCCTAACACACTGCCTGCGGAAATCAACCGAAGTTACCGAACTCGCCAAACCCAACcggtttcttttgtttttcgatTCAAGTTTGGTTAAGAATTTGGTTTAGTTCGGTAATCTGTTGTTTggcttttatattttataaaaacttaggtgtttttccgctcccgttcgCACATACGTACATAATCATATTACAATACTTATTAGTTCATAGTTATTTATTCGATTTTTAacaataatacaaatgtatatatatatatatatatgaattttgtttgcttgtaaatatatatgtatcaaattacccaaaattttaaacaataactgAATCGAACTTGGGAAAATTCGGTTTAGCTCACTagaatttccaaaaaaaattcaacaattgttaaaccaaaccgaacataATTTTCGTCCGAATCAATTCGGTACGATTTTGGACGACTGAGCTAACCAAAATAACGTTAATGGACGTGTTTAAAAAGCCCGGCCCAGGCCCAATCTAATTCATTCACATAACATCATCTCTGAAATCGACAACTTGTAAACTGCTCCGGCCACCAACGCCATCAGTCGCCGGGAACCCAATCGCAGATTCGCTCATCGCGGCGTCTTCGCCATGAGGTTCCGGTACGCCATGGTCTGCTCCTCGAATCAGAACCGGAGCATGGAAGCTCACTTCCTCCTCAAGAGGCAAGGACTCGACGTGGCTTCGTACGGGACAGGGTCTCACGTGAAACTACCTGGACCATCCGCAAGAGAGCCTAACGTCTACGACTTCGGAACTCCGTACAAGCAGATGTTCGATGAACTCAGGCGCAAGGATCCTGAGCTGTATCCTAtctttgattttgtttcttAAAGCTTCGAATCCCTAATTGCTGTGATAATCTGTGAAGATGcttttgtgttttatttattgAGTTTTGTGAGTCTTTGTAAGCTTGAGGGGTTTTGGTAAAACAACCTTGACGGTTTATTCAGTTACAAGAGGAATGGGATCTTGCAGATGCTTAAGAGGAACCTTAACGTGAAGCTTGCTCCCCAGAGATGGCAAGATAATGCTGCTGATGGTGTGTTTGATGTTGTCATGACCTTtgaagaaaaggtttttgattctgTTCTTGAAGGTAGTCTCATTTCCATTTTAACCTAGTTTGCGTTTTGCTTGATGCAATCATGGTTTGATGGAGTTTTGGTGTCGTGTGAAAGTGGTTTCAACAGTCTTTGTGTGTGTTGTTATTATCTTTTATCTCATTGAttaatattatgttatttaCGAATCTGCAGATCTTAATAACAGAGAACAGTCACTGATGAAAACCATACTTGTGATGAACTTGGAGGTTAAAGATAACCACGAGGAAGCAGCTATTGGTGGCCGTCTTGCCTTGGAACTCTGTCAAGAGGTCAATGTTCCTATTGGATTGTTTGTTCACAATCAGTcattagttctttttttttttgcatcacTCATGCAGTGGCAGCTTTTGATAAAACATCTAATATTGGGTGTGATACCAGTTCttatgtaatattattattctttGTGGGTTTAGATTGAAGGGAATGAAACATGGGAAGATACAATCGATGACATTGTTGCTGGCTTTGAAAAGCAGCAAAGGCGGAAGCTTGTCTATAGCATCTCATTCTACTGAAGATACCGTTATCATCAGTTCCAGTAATCTGTCAATGTGAGCTTCTCTTTCCTCCTTAGATTATGTAGAATGATGTTTTGTAACCCGAACATTTCTCGATGGTTAATCGTTTTGATATGCTTAAGGTTATATTGTCTCCCAAACACGTTCCTCTGTTTGTTTCTATTTGCTTGAAAGTTGAAACAGAACCATGATGAGCAGAtgctacaagaaaacaaatatattttactttttttttgttgaaatttcAAGAAAAACGTAATATGAAAGTTACAAAAATGGATAACAGATATGTGACACTACTTGTCCTTAGCCCCAGGCCCCCAGCATTAATTCTTTTTGTATTCAGACTCAACTTCCACATAAGAAACGTTTCTTTTAGTCCCCAACTCTTTCTTCATCTTCGCCGACACAGCtagaaaaaatcattttagtaaAAGAAGCGGTTTGctcctgatgatgatgaatggcAGAAGAATCGTTCTGTGGTGGAACCGGAGAACGTGATGCATTACATGACGGAGAGAGAACTCATGTGGCGAGCAACGAAAAATTCAAGAAACGCCGTTTACAACGACAAAGAAAGTGGCATTTATGTTATTGACGAGAGAGGGAAGCTTTACTATGTATTTACAAACTAGACGAAATATTTCAAACATGACTTACAATCAACAATTATATTTGTCTTATGACAATTCTCGTCAGTCTTTAAAAACTTTTTgcctaaaaattatatatacacaactatttaaaaaaattataagcattttttattattctgtattttttttttccgagaCTTGAAACCTTGAACTTCATAAATTTTTAGTTAAACTACTAAACTAAAGAAACTTTAACAAAACCTTGTTcacatgtttttattataatgtAGATACCACGATTGAAGCATAACTAATCTTTCAAAAGACAACTAGgaggttgattgtttgtagtttttgttttaatttttggtttttgtttttgtaaaaaccagtttttatccaatcaagtttttagcttttagtttttatttttgtaaaaactaTTTCACTTGCCAATCaagttttttaacaaataaattccctaaaatttagggaaactagtttttcaaaatttcaaccaatttgtgaagaaaaactaaaaaccaacttttgtaggttttcaatacaaaaacgaattttgtttattttgtataaaatactatattttaattaattaataattaagtaaataatgttttcataaagataaaattcccatacaatttttttttatcatttaacattaatgtaaaataatttatgtgtttcatatatgtaaataaatatagataatATAGGTAATTTTAGTATTAGTTGTAACCAATTActtattaatatctataaataaattattgaataattttattatacatactaaacaacaactaaaagttataaatttaaaatattttattaatacaatatattatattaatttgaaaaatagccATTCAAGTTCTAAAAAACGAAAagtattttatgtaataaaatttataaatagttttaaaattttaaaatattttaattttaataatttatagatattttattaattatatttaagtataacacttaaaaataaaataatttaaaacatggtaatgtttttattttaaataacagccactatattttgataaattttaatggtaattttttaaaaattattattttaaaacaatgtat comes from the Brassica napus cultivar Da-Ae chromosome A7, Da-Ae, whole genome shotgun sequence genome and includes:
- the LOC106430134 gene encoding RNA polymerase II subunit A C-terminal domain phosphatase SSU72; this translates as MRFRYAMVCSSNQNRSMEAHFLLKRQGLDVASYGTGSHVKLPGPSAREPNVYDFGTPYKQMFDELRRKDPELYKRNGILQMLKRNLNVKLAPQRWQDNAADGVFDVVMTFEEKVFDSVLEDLNNREQSLMKTILVMNLEVKDNHEEAAIGGRLALELCQEIEGNETWEDTIDDIVAGFEKQQRRKLVYSISFY